In Blattabacterium cuenoti, the genomic window TATAAGGATTTTTATATATGGAATTATCCTTATTTTGATGTTTCCAGTTTTCAGAATATTGATTTATCAACAAATATAGTATCTATCCCATTTTATAAAATTTGGTATTTAAAAAATACTATTTTATTAAAACATAAAATAAAATCGGTTTTATCATTTCAAATGATATATTTTCCTCCTGTTTTTTATAACAAAAAAAATCCTTTTGAAAAAAGGATAAATTTAATTTTGAATAACGATTGGGAAATAAAAAATAGACGTAATCATGTAGATATATATAAAAAAACAGAAATTATAAAAGAAATAAACACTTCATTCATTATTGATCATAATTTTATAAAATGGGAAAATTTTTATATTATAGGAAATACTGATTTAACAAAAAATTTGGAAGCGAAATATAAAGCAGGAATAAATTTTGGAAAAAAAGAAAAAAATATGATATATTTTGATTTTTCTTTTTATTCCAATTATGAAATAAATTTTTTTTCTAAAAAAAATTTATTTCAAAAAAAAGGAAAAAATCGTTATGATTATTTTTTTTTCGATCAAAAAAATTATGCAAGATATCCAATTCCGTTTAATTTAAAAATTGATTTTCATTCTAATTATGAAAATTGTTTCAATAAACAAAAATTTTTTCATACATTTTTAAATATTAATGGATCTGTTAATATCACAAAATATTGGAAAATCAGTTTTAATACAGATTACGATTTTTTGAAAAATCAAATAATATTCACTAATATTATTTTTGATAGAGATTTAAGAAGCTTCGAGATGAGTTTTAATTGGACTCTAATAAAAAATCCTTCTTGGTCTTTTTTTATAGGATTGAAAGATCCAAATTTTAATAAAATCGTTCAGTACAATGAAAAAAGCTAATTAATATAATTTTAATTATGATACCAAAAAAATTTTCAATAGAAAAAATTCCATCTTATGGTCCATATAATACATGTGTACTTGTTGGAAATTTTTTATTCGTTTCTGGACAAATAGCTGTAGATTTCAATACTAAAAAACTAGTATCAGATAATATAGAAATGGAAACAAAAAAAGTTATGGATAATATAAAAATTATTCTTTCAGAAAATGGAATTGGATTCCAAAATGTTATAAAAACTTCTCTTTTTGTAACAAATATGAATTTTTTTTCCAAAATAAATAATGTATATGCTAAGTTTTTTCATAAAGGAAGTTATCCTGCTAGAGAAACAATACAAGTATCTGGACTTCCTCAAAATGCTAATATTGAAATATCTTTAATAGCATATAAGAATTAATTATTTTATTTATAATTAATTGTGAAATATGGATATTTAATTTTTATTATTTTTTTATTTCTATTAAATAAAATATATTCTAATGAAATAAAAATCAGAAGAAGTATACAAATAATTCATGCTGATCTAATACAAAATAATATTCATAATCAAGCTTTCGTTTTAACAGGAAATGTTCATTTAAAATATGATGAATATCATCTTTTTTGTGATAAGATCATATATTATAAAATAAATAATAAATTTTATGGATATGGAAATGTTAGATTAGTGTCAATAAAAAATAAAATAATATCTCAAAATATAGTAGGAAATATATTTGATTTTCAATTATCAGGTAAAGTAGTTTTATATCAAAAAAAAATAAAATTAACAGCGGATATTATTCATTATAATTTCAAAAAAAAATCAATTCAAGCTATAAATAATGTTATTCTATTTTTTAATAAAATAAAATTAACTACTAATATATTGGAATATAACTTAATTCTAAATCAAATTTTTTATAATAAAAAAAGTATTATCCATTATAGAGATTATACTATCTGTAGTGAAGAAGGTTTTTTTTATATCAAAAAAAAAAAGATAGAGTTAAAACATAAAATTAAATTGATTAGTAAAATTTATACTGTATATGCCAATACATTAGAATATCTTTTTGAACAAGATAAAATTCATTTTCATAATACCGTTATCATAGTACAAAATACAAATTTTGATAATTTTATTTATGCTAAAAAAGCACAATTTTTAGTAAAAAAGAGTTTTTTTTTATTTAAAAATTATGTAAGTATTCATTATAATGGTCAAATTGTTAAAGGAGAATATTTGTTTTTTGATTATAAAAAAAAACATGGCTTTATTAAAAATATTCTGCTAGAATATTCGAATAAAAAATATTTTTTGATGAGCGGATATGGAAAATTTGATTTGAATTTTGGTTTTTTAATTTTAAAAAAAAATCCTAAAATCATTCAAATATCAAAAAATGATTCAATTTTTATTTGTTCAAATATTTTAAAGATAAAGATTGGTAAAAATTATAAATATTCAATTCAAGCTTATTCTGTTAATGTTAAATGTTTTTTTTTGAATGAAACTATTCAAGGTAAATGTGAATACTTCAATTTTGACTCTTCAAATGATTATATGCAATTTAATGGAAATCCTATATTCTGGTTTCAAAATAAACAAATCACTGGAAAAATCATATATATTCATTTTCGAAAAAAAAATAATAATTTATTAAAATGTATAAAAATTTTCCAAAATGCTTCTTATATAGAAAAAATAAATTCAAAAGAATTTAATCATATAGAAGGAGATATTATGACTGGTTTTTTTAATGAAGAAAATGATTTAGAAAAAGTGATGATTGAAGGAAATATCAATAGTATTATTTTTATTTATCCTGATCAAGAAAAAAAAATAATTCATAAGTTATCTTGTAATACCCTGTCAATATATTTAGATAAATCGAAAAAAATAAGAAAATTTTCTTATGCAAAAGAAGTGCGTTCAGAATTAATTCCAATACATAAAGAAACTCCTAATGAATTTCTTTATCTTTCCAAATTTTCTTGGAAAAAAATAGATAAACCGAAAGAAAATAAAAAATCTTTTGTATTTAAAGAAATAAATAAATATGAAAAAGAAAGCTTGTTAGAAAAAAAACAAATTACAACTATGATAAAAAATAAATAGAATAAAATTCTTATGAAAGAATTAGAAAAAGACTTTTTTCAATATCAAACTCAAATCAATCCATCATCCATGAATATTATGGTAAATCATGGTGAAGGAAGTTATATTTATGGAACAGATGGTAAAAAATATCTAGATTTTGTAGCAGGTGTTTCCGTAAACGTATTAGGACATGGAAATAAAAAAATAAAAGAAGCTATAAAAAAACAAGTAGATAAATATTTGCATACTATGGTATATGGAGAATTCATACAAAATCCTTGTGTTATTCTTTGTAAGAAAATATCAGAAAATATTCCATATCCACTTACTACTACTTATTTGGTTAATTCTGGAACAGAAGCTGTAGAAGGAGCTTTAAAATTAGCTAAATGTTATACAGGAAGAGAAGAAATAATATCTTGTAAATGGTCTTATCATGGAAGTACCCTTGGGTCTATAAGTGTTATGGGAAATCAAGATTATAAAAGGTCTTTTAGACCTTTATTACCTTTAGTTAAATTTATAACGTTTAATAATATAAAAGAATTAATTTCTTCTATAACAGAAAAAACTGCATGTGTTATATTAGAAACTATTCAATGTTCTGCTGGAATTATATTACCTGATGATTCGTTTTTAAAAGAAATAAGAAAACAGTGCGATCAAAAAAAAGCTTTAATGATACTTGACGAAATCCAAACTGGATTTGGAAGAACAGGAAAACTTTTTGCTTTTGAACATTATGAAGTCTTTCCTGATATATTAATAATGGGAAAAGGAATGGGAGGTGGAATGCCGATAAGTGCTTTTGTTTCATCTCACAAAATTATGAGGACTTTTATTGATATCGTTCCTTTAGGACATTTAACTACTTTTGGAGGAAATGCAGTTTCTGCTTCTGCATCTTTAGCTACTTTAAATCAACTTATCGATTCTGATATAATGGAACAAGTACCACTGAAAGAAAAGTGGATTAGGGAACATTTAGTTCATAATGAAATCAAAAATATTCATGGAAAAGGTCTTCTTTTATCTTTTGAATTAAAAAATAAAGAAATAGTGGAAAAGGTTTTAAAAAATTGTATAAAAAAAGGATTAATATTATTTCGTTTTTTATTTCACAGTAACTTTTTGCGTATATCTCCTCCATTAACTATCACAAAAAAGGAAATCCAAAAAGGATGTTCTATTATTATTGAAAGTTTAAATGAACTTTAAAAAAAATAATGTAATTGAGATTTTTTATTGAATTAGCTTATAATGGTAAACATTTTTTTGGATGGCAAATTCAAAAAAAAGTAAGTACAGTAGAAGAAAAATTAGAATATTGTTTATCAAAATTATTAAAAACTCCTATAAATATAGTAGGAGCTGGTAGAACCGATAAAGGTGTTCATGCTGAACAAATGTTTGCTCATTTTGACTATGAAAAAGAAATTAGCAAAAATTTTGTTGATAAACTAAACATTTTTTTACCTAATTCTATTAGAGTATTTAATATTTTTCCAGTAAAAAAAAATATTCATGCAAGATTTGACGCTATAAAACGAACATATAAATATTACTTAACACGCGATAAAAATCCATTTAATCAAGATTTCTCTTGGTACTGTTTTTATCCACTGAATATTCAAAAAATGAATGCAGCTTCAATAAAACTCATGGAGTATGAAGATTTTAGTTCCTTTTGTAAAAAAAAAAAAAATTAATGAAAAGGAAAATAATATATGTAAAATTTATTATGCTTATTGGTCAGTGACCGATAATATTTTATGTTTTACTATTGAAGCTAATCGATTTCTTAGATCTATGGTTAGGGCTATTATAGGGACGCTGGTTGATGTGGGAAGAAATAAAATTAGTATCAATGAATTTGTAAAAATCATAGAATTAAAAAATGCTGATTTTTGCAAATCTATAGCTCCTGCATGTGGTTTATTTCTGACCAAGATTCTCTATCCAGAAGATATTTTTTTATGAAAGAAAATTTGAATAAACAAAAGTCATCTTTAAAACAGCTTATTATAATTAGCCTAAATTATAAACTGATATTGATATCAACAATTATAACTTCTATATTAATTTCCTTTATTTCCGCGTATCGTCCTAAATTAATACAAAAGGCTATAGATATTCATATCCTTTATAAAGATTTTTTAGGATTGAAAAATATATTGGCGTTGATAATTATGCTTCTTTTTTTAGAAAGTATATTTCATTTTATTTTATTATATCTATCTAATAGATTAGCTCAAAATGTAATTGAAAAAATTAGAATTCTTTTATTTGAAAAATTATTACATTTTAAAAATTCTTTTTTTAATAAAACTCCAATAGGAAAATTAGTATCTTATTCTGTATCAGATATAGAAACTATAACTGTAATATTTAATGATGGAATTTTACTTGTTTCTGGAGATGTTTTAAGAATTATTATGATTATTGTCATGATGTATACAGTACATCAAAAATTATCTTTTATAGTTTTTCTAACTATTCCTTTTATGTATATTATTACTCGTTTTTTTCAAAAAACATTAAAAAAAACGTTTCATGAAGAACGAATTCAAACTTCACGTTTAAACAGTTTCTTACAAGAGAATATTATAGGGATGTCTATTATTCAACTTTTTCATAAAGAAAAAGAAGAATACTTAAAATTTAAATCAATCAATTATAAGTTAATGAATGCTCATTTTAAAACCATTTTTTATTTTTCTATTTTTTTTCCTATAGTAGAAATAATTTCTGCAATAACAATAAGTATTATCATATTTTATGGAGGATTTCATGCTATTGAAATAGGAAATGTTAAACCGGGTCAAATTATTGCTTTTATTTTTTTTATTTATCTTCTTTTTCGTCCTATGCGACAAATAGCTGACAGATTTAATATTATACAAAGAGGGATAGCTGGAATAGAACGTATATTTTCCATATTAAATTCTGAAGAAATTATTATTAATAGAGGAAATTTACGTTTTAATAAATTAAAGGGACATATTGTATTTAATAATGTTCATTTCTCTTATAGAGAGAATGAAATGGTATTGAATGGAGTTTCTTTTGAAATCAAACCAGGAGAAAAAGTTGCTATAGTAGGATCCACGGGTTCTGGAAAATCTACAATTACTCATTTAATTTCTAGATTATATGAAATAAAAAAAGGAAATATTTGGATTGATGGACACTCTATTCAAGATATAGAGCTTAAAAATTTAAGATCTCATATAAGAGTGGTAACACAAGATACTTTTTTATTTAATGATTCTATAATTAATAATATTACTTTGGGGGATCCGTCTATTAGCATAAATAAAATAGAAAATATGGCAAAAAAAATAGGAATACATAATTTTATTACATCTTTACCTAACGGATATAAATTCATAGTAAAAGAAAGAGGTAATTTACTCTCTCTTGGGGAAAAACAATTGATTTCTTTTTTGAGAGTTCAAATGCATCCTTATTCTGTGCTTATATTAGACGAAGCCACCGCATCCTTAAATAAGGAATTAGAAAAAATGATTTATCATGCTACAGATCTTTTAACTAAACACAAAACTTCCATAATTATTACCCACCGTCTTTCCACATTAGAAAATGCCGATAAAATATTAGCTATTGATAAAGGATCTATTGTAGAAAAAGGAACTCATAAAGAACTAATTCAATCAAATGGATATTATGCTGGATTATACAAAGAATCTTTGAAAAAAAAAATTAACAATTGATTTTTATAACATAAAAAGTCTTTTTTAATATTTTCTTTGCCCAATTTTTTATTTTATCTTTTTTCTTGATATTTTTAACAAAATCTTTTAATATAGTGTAATCTTTTTCAAAAGAAACGGGTTTAGATGGTATTTCATCTAACAATTTAATTATAACAAACGCTTCTTTATCATTTATAATTTCTTTGTAAGGTTTTGTTATTTTTCCTTTTTTTAAAAAAAAAAATGCTTTTTTCGTATTTTTTGAAAGGTTATTTTCCTCTACCCAAATTTTATTTTGAACTATGACATCCACTATTTTGTTTTGACTTAGTAAATATGGAATCTTATCTAAATTTATTTTATGATGAAGAATACGTTTTCTAAAGAATTCTGCAAATGATTTTGTTTTATATAATTCATATTTAGAATACTTAGGTTTAATTAAAATATGTCTAAAATCAATCTCATCTTTTCTTTTTTTTTCTAATTTGATTAGGTGAAATCCTAAATCCGTTTCAAACGGTTCAGATATTTCTCCTTCTTTTAAGGATAAAACTGAATCTGAAAATTTTTGGGGAAGATTATTAATTTTAATTCCCTGGACAAAACCACCTCTTAATGCTGAATCATTATCTTCAGAAAATAAAATAGCTTTGGTAGAAAAATCATTATCAGAATGGATTTCTTTTTTAATTTGGTTTAAAAAATCAATTATTTTTTTTTTGTTAATCTTACTTAATTTAGGATAAAATATTATATAGGAAATATATAGTTTTTTAGACGTATAAGGTATTTTATTTTTTTTTATAGTAAAAAAATATTTTACTTCTTCTGGAGAAGGATCTACATCATTTGTTATTTTATTATAGAATTTTTCTATATATTGTTGATTTCTAATTTTTTCATTTAATTCTTCTAATAATTTTTTATTTTCAAATTGTGTTAAAAATTCTTCCTGATTTATATATTTTTTTCTCATATTTGATAGAAATGCTTGAATTTTAAACTCCAATTCTTTATCATTTATTTGTATGCTGGGATCTTTTTTTGCATGAAGAAGCATTAATTTTTGAATTATAAAATCATTTATAATGTCAGTATTGCAAAATAATTTTTTATCATTCACATTTCTAATCTCTGAATCTAATATTATATCATTTCCAATTACAACGGCAATTCCACTCATCTTTTCTAAACCATATGAGAATGGAAAGTAACAAGACAAAAACAAAATAAAAAAATATTTTTTAAAAAAATTTTTCATTACATGCAAATATTAATATTTTTTTATTTAAAAAAAAAATTATTTACATTATGACCTTGAAAACTAATAATATATGTAAAAAATATAAAAATAAATATATAGTAAAAAATGTTTCAATTCGATTGAATAAAGGAGAAATAGTAGGATTAATCGGGCCTAATGGTGCAGGAAAAACTACTTTTTTTTATATAATTGTAGGTTTGATTAAACCAGATCAAGGTAAAATACTCCTTTTTCACAAGGATATTACAGAATATCCAATGTATCAACGTTCCAAAAAAGGAATTGGATATTTAGCTCAAGAACCATCTATATTTAGAAAATTATCTGTGGAAGATAATATTTTATGCATATTAGAAATGCAAAAAAAAATATCGAATCAAGAAAGAAAAAGAAAGGTAGATCAACTGATTGAGGAATTAGGATTGCAAAAAATTCGAAAGAATAGAGGAGATCTTATTTCTGGAGGTGAACGAAGACGTACCGAAATTGCTAGATGTTTAGCTATAAATCCTAAATTTATTCTTTTAGATGAACCTTTTTCTGGAATAGATCCAATTGCTATAGAAGAATTACAAAAAATAATTTTTTCTCTCAAAAAGAAAAATATAGGAATATTAATTACAGATCATAATGTTCAAGAAATTTTTACAATAACAGATCGTATTTACTTAATGTTTAATGGAAAAATTATAAAATATGGATCCACTTCAGAAATTATGCGAGATTCTGTAGTTAAAAAAATTTATTTAGGAAATAGAACCATAAATTTTGAAATAAAAAATGAATCATAGATTTGATGCCGTAGAAGTAGGATTATTTTTAAATGGAGAAATTCCTCCTTTTTTAGAAAGGGAATTTTCTTTTTATGAAAAAATATTTGCAGTAGATGGGGCTTTTTATTATTTAAATACATTTGGAATTTCAGTTGATTATATTATTGGAGATTTTGATTCTCTTTTAAAATTAAAAAAAAATATTCCTTTAGAAACTAATTTATTGAAAACTTATGATCAAAGATATACTGATTTTGATAAAGCCTTAAATATTCTTTATAAAAAAGGATTTTTAAATATAAACGTTTGGGGCGCAAGTGGAATGGAACAAGATCATTTTTTAGGAAATCTATCTACAGCTTTAAAATATAAAAATAAATTATCTATTATATTTCACGACAAGTATCATTCTTATTTTTTTTCTGATAAAAAAATTTCTTTTTATCAGAAAAAAAATAAAAAAGTATCTTTATTTCCTTTTCCTAAAGTAGAAGGATTATACACTCATGGACTTAAATATTCCATAAAAAAAGGCTTATTAAAAATAGGAAAAAATATAGGCATCAGAAATGAAGCATATGATATCAATAAAAAGATTGAAATAAATTACAAAAGAGGAGAATTATTAATATTTATAGAAAAATAAATTAAAAATTTTTGAGTTTATCAATCATGTTTTGAACGTGATGGGCAGATGTTTTTAAAAGATTCCTTTCTTTTTGGTTCAATTGTAATTCTATAATTTTTTCTATTCCAGATTTACCTAAAATCACTGGAACACCTAAATATATATTTTTCAAGCCATACTGACCTTTTAAAAAAGCAGAACAAGGAAAAATACGTTTAGAATCTTTTAAAATAGCTTCCACTATTTTTACAACAGAGGCGCTAGGAGCCATCCAAGCAGATGTTCCTAATAAATTAACTATTTCTTCTCCCCCTTTTTTTGTTTTTTCAATAATCGCATTATTTTCTTCTTCTGATAAAAATTCTTTTATAGGAATTCCTGAAACAGATGTATATCTATATAAAGGGACCATTGTATCACCATGTCCTCCTAATAATAAAGATTGTATATCAATAGGGGAAATATTTAGTCTTTTTGATAAAAAAAAACGATACCTAGTAGAATCTAATATTCCAGCCATACCAATTATACGAGAAGAATCTACTTTAGCCGTCATATAACTTACGTATGCCATAACATCCAATGGATTGGATACAATAATAAATTTAGCTTTTGGAGAAAAAAGGATAGATTTTTTAGTTACAGTTCGAATAATTTCGGCATTTGTATTAACAAGATCATCTCTACTCATTCCAGGTTTTCTTGGAATTCCACAAGTAATAATGATTATTTCAGAATTTTCGCTTTTTGAATAGTCATTAGTAATTCCAATCACTTCAGTATTCGATTTTATCATAGGAAGCATTTGAGATATATCTAAACTTTTTCCTTCTGAAAGTTTTTCTCTAACGTCTAACAAAACAATTTTTTTTATTATGTCTTTTTGAGCTAACAGACTAGCAGAAGAAGCGCCTACATTTCCTGCTCCAATAATAGTTACTTTCATTTTATTTTATTTATTAATGCTTATTTAGCTAAATTTGTAATCTCTAAAGATAAAACAATTTTTATTCTTTTTATGAAAGAGAATTACGTAAAAAAATTCTATCACAGACATATAGGACCGTCTCGTGATGAGATTAACAATATGTTGAAAAAATTACAATGTTCTTCTATTCAAGATTTTTTAAATAAAACTGTACCTAAAGAAATACGTTTAAAAAGAAAATTAAATCTTCCCAATTCTATTTCTGAATATCAATATTTGAATCATATATATAGAATAAGTAAAAAAAATAAAATTTATCGTTCTTATATAGGATTAGGATATAAAAATACTATCACTCCAAGTGTTATTCAAAGAAATATTTTGGAGAATCCTGCTTGGTATACACCTTATACTCCTTATCAATCAGAAATATCCCAAGGACGTTTAGAAGCTTTAATTAATTTTCAAACTATGATTTCAGATCTAACCGGAATGAAAATTAGTAATGCTTCTATGTTGGATGAATCCACAGCAGCAGCTGATGCTATGTTCATGATTTATCAAGAGAAAATCAAGAAAAAACAAATAGATAATAATTATTATTTTTTTATTTCAAATGAAATATTTCCACAAACTATTTCTGTTTTAAAAACAAGGTGCTTCGGATTGGGAATACATATCATAAATGATTCTCATAAAAATTTAAAAATAAAATATAATAATAAAAAAATATTTGGATTAATAATATCTTATCCTTCTAGTCTAGGGGAAATATATGATTATAGTGAAACAGTTGAATATGCAAAAGAACACAATATATCAATAATAGTTTCCACAGACCTTTTATCTTTATCTTTGTTAAAACCTCCTGGAGAATGGGGTGCGGATGTAGTGATAGGATCCAGTCAATCTTTTGGAATTCCTATGGGATATGGTGGACCTCATGCTGCTTTTTTTTCTACTCATGAACAATATAAACGTTTTCTTCCCGGAAGAATTATTGGAATATCTGTAGATATAAGAAATAAAAAAGCTTTTCGTATGGCTTTACAAACCAGAGAACAGCATATTAAAAGAGAAAGAGCTACTTCTAACATTTGTACATCACAAGTGCTACCCGCTATAATGGCTTCTATGTATGCTTTATATCACGGAAAAAAAGGATTGATAGAAATAGCGAAATGTATTCATGA contains:
- a CDS encoding Rid family detoxifying hydrolase, whose product is MIPKKFSIEKIPSYGPYNTCVLVGNFLFVSGQIAVDFNTKKLVSDNIEMETKKVMDNIKIILSENGIGFQNVIKTSLFVTNMNFFSKINNVYAKFFHKGSYPARETIQVSGLPQNANIEISLIAYKN
- a CDS encoding OstA-like protein — translated: MKYGYLIFIIFLFLLNKIYSNEIKIRRSIQIIHADLIQNNIHNQAFVLTGNVHLKYDEYHLFCDKIIYYKINNKFYGYGNVRLVSIKNKIISQNIVGNIFDFQLSGKVVLYQKKIKLTADIIHYNFKKKSIQAINNVILFFNKIKLTTNILEYNLILNQIFYNKKSIIHYRDYTICSEEGFFYIKKKKIELKHKIKLISKIYTVYANTLEYLFEQDKIHFHNTVIIVQNTNFDNFIYAKKAQFLVKKSFFLFKNYVSIHYNGQIVKGEYLFFDYKKKHGFIKNILLEYSNKKYFLMSGYGKFDLNFGFLILKKNPKIIQISKNDSIFICSNILKIKIGKNYKYSIQAYSVNVKCFFLNETIQGKCEYFNFDSSNDYMQFNGNPIFWFQNKQITGKIIYIHFRKKNNNLLKCIKIFQNASYIEKINSKEFNHIEGDIMTGFFNEENDLEKVMIEGNINSIIFIYPDQEKKIIHKLSCNTLSIYLDKSKKIRKFSYAKEVRSELIPIHKETPNEFLYLSKFSWKKIDKPKENKKSFVFKEINKYEKESLLEKKQITTMIKNK
- a CDS encoding aspartate aminotransferase family protein — its product is MKELEKDFFQYQTQINPSSMNIMVNHGEGSYIYGTDGKKYLDFVAGVSVNVLGHGNKKIKEAIKKQVDKYLHTMVYGEFIQNPCVILCKKISENIPYPLTTTYLVNSGTEAVEGALKLAKCYTGREEIISCKWSYHGSTLGSISVMGNQDYKRSFRPLLPLVKFITFNNIKELISSITEKTACVILETIQCSAGIILPDDSFLKEIRKQCDQKKALMILDEIQTGFGRTGKLFAFEHYEVFPDILIMGKGMGGGMPISAFVSSHKIMRTFIDIVPLGHLTTFGGNAVSASASLATLNQLIDSDIMEQVPLKEKWIREHLVHNEIKNIHGKGLLLSFELKNKEIVEKVLKNCIKKGLILFRFLFHSNFLRISPPLTITKKEIQKGCSIIIESLNEL
- a CDS encoding tRNA pseudouridine synthase A, translating into MRFFIELAYNGKHFFGWQIQKKVSTVEEKLEYCLSKLLKTPINIVGAGRTDKGVHAEQMFAHFDYEKEISKNFVDKLNIFLPNSIRVFNIFPVKKNIHARFDAIKRTYKYYLTRDKNPFNQDFSWYCFYPLNIQKMNAASIKLMEYEDFSSFCKKKKN
- a CDS encoding tRNA pseudouridine synthase A, with protein sequence MKILVPFVKKKKINEKENNICKIYYAYWSVTDNILCFTIEANRFLRSMVRAIIGTLVDVGRNKISINEFVKIIELKNADFCKSIAPACGLFLTKILYPEDIFL
- a CDS encoding ABC transporter ATP-binding protein produces the protein MKENLNKQKSSLKQLIIISLNYKLILISTIITSILISFISAYRPKLIQKAIDIHILYKDFLGLKNILALIIMLLFLESIFHFILLYLSNRLAQNVIEKIRILLFEKLLHFKNSFFNKTPIGKLVSYSVSDIETITVIFNDGILLVSGDVLRIIMIIVMMYTVHQKLSFIVFLTIPFMYIITRFFQKTLKKTFHEERIQTSRLNSFLQENIIGMSIIQLFHKEKEEYLKFKSINYKLMNAHFKTIFYFSIFFPIVEIISAITISIIIFYGGFHAIEIGNVKPGQIIAFIFFIYLLFRPMRQIADRFNIIQRGIAGIERIFSILNSEEIIINRGNLRFNKLKGHIVFNNVHFSYRENEMVLNGVSFEIKPGEKVAIVGSTGSGKSTITHLISRLYEIKKGNIWIDGHSIQDIELKNLRSHIRVVTQDTFLFNDSIINNITLGDPSISINKIENMAKKIGIHNFITSLPNGYKFIVKERGNLLSLGEKQLISFLRVQMHPYSVLILDEATASLNKELEKMIYHATDLLTKHKTSIIITHRLSTLENADKILAIDKGSIVEKGTHKELIQSNGYYAGLYKESLKKKINN
- a CDS encoding peptidylprolyl isomerase, which translates into the protein MKNFFKKYFFILFLSCYFPFSYGLEKMSGIAVVIGNDIILDSEIRNVNDKKLFCNTDIINDFIIQKLMLLHAKKDPSIQINDKELEFKIQAFLSNMRKKYINQEEFLTQFENKKLLEELNEKIRNQQYIEKFYNKITNDVDPSPEEVKYFFTIKKNKIPYTSKKLYISYIIFYPKLSKINKKKIIDFLNQIKKEIHSDNDFSTKAILFSEDNDSALRGGFVQGIKINNLPQKFSDSVLSLKEGEISEPFETDLGFHLIKLEKKRKDEIDFRHILIKPKYSKYELYKTKSFAEFFRKRILHHKINLDKIPYLLSQNKIVDVIVQNKIWVEENNLSKNTKKAFFFLKKGKITKPYKEIINDKEAFVIIKLLDEIPSKPVSFEKDYTILKDFVKNIKKKDKIKNWAKKILKKTFYVIKINC
- the lptB gene encoding LPS export ABC transporter ATP-binding protein, which encodes MTLKTNNICKKYKNKYIVKNVSIRLNKGEIVGLIGPNGAGKTTFFYIIVGLIKPDQGKILLFHKDITEYPMYQRSKKGIGYLAQEPSIFRKLSVEDNILCILEMQKKISNQERKRKVDQLIEELGLQKIRKNRGDLISGGERRRTEIARCLAINPKFILLDEPFSGIDPIAIEELQKIIFSLKKKNIGILITDHNVQEIFTITDRIYLMFNGKIIKYGSTSEIMRDSVVKKIYLGNRTINFEIKNES
- a CDS encoding thiamine diphosphokinase; translated protein: MNHRFDAVEVGLFLNGEIPPFLEREFSFYEKIFAVDGAFYYLNTFGISVDYIIGDFDSLLKLKKNIPLETNLLKTYDQRYTDFDKALNILYKKGFLNINVWGASGMEQDHFLGNLSTALKYKNKLSIIFHDKYHSYFFSDKKISFYQKKNKKVSLFPFPKVEGLYTHGLKYSIKKGLLKIGKNIGIRNEAYDINKKIEINYKRGELLIFIEK
- the mdh gene encoding malate dehydrogenase, with translation MKVTIIGAGNVGASSASLLAQKDIIKKIVLLDVREKLSEGKSLDISQMLPMIKSNTEVIGITNDYSKSENSEIIIITCGIPRKPGMSRDDLVNTNAEIIRTVTKKSILFSPKAKFIIVSNPLDVMAYVSYMTAKVDSSRIIGMAGILDSTRYRFFLSKRLNISPIDIQSLLLGGHGDTMVPLYRYTSVSGIPIKEFLSEEENNAIIEKTKKGGEEIVNLLGTSAWMAPSASVVKIVEAILKDSKRIFPCSAFLKGQYGLKNIYLGVPVILGKSGIEKIIELQLNQKERNLLKTSAHHVQNMIDKLKNF